One genomic segment of Candidatus Woesearchaeota archaeon includes these proteins:
- a CDS encoding radical SAM protein has protein sequence MEAEKTKFHSWKAGNLCTGCSMCVEGKKLVLFVTGKCPNRCFYCPVSEDKFGADVVYANEWQVLDPNNPLEMLEEARLTEAMGAGITGGDPLADLKRTCKYIRILKDEFGKSFHIHLYTPLTLVTESSLKKLFDAGLDEIRFHPMVDDDKLWKRLELAKAFDWSVGVEIPCVPGKEAESKKLIDFMVDKVDFLNLNELERSDTTISHYKLDEMGFKQRNDTTYGVIGSRELGFELIKYGRSKGLPVHFCTGKLKDSVQVGNRLKRRAKNAKKTFDFVTSEGLLIRGVAYYSGLEPGFDFKKRILEANRFKVVYELSNMKSELLKSYDLKEEDIFLDELHLRLCMSTELCEDLCEDLKALGLVPALVEEYPTVDAFSVEVEFL, from the coding sequence ATGGAAGCTGAAAAGACGAAATTTCATTCATGGAAAGCAGGGAATTTATGTACTGGGTGCAGTATGTGTGTTGAAGGTAAGAAACTTGTTTTATTTGTTACAGGTAAGTGTCCTAATCGTTGTTTTTATTGTCCTGTTAGCGAAGATAAATTTGGTGCAGATGTTGTTTATGCTAATGAGTGGCAAGTTCTTGATCCTAATAATCCTTTGGAGATGCTTGAGGAAGCTAGGCTTACTGAAGCAATGGGTGCTGGCATTACAGGAGGAGATCCTCTGGCGGATTTAAAGAGAACTTGTAAATATATTCGTATTTTAAAAGATGAGTTTGGTAAAAGTTTTCACATTCATCTCTATACTCCTTTGACATTAGTCACTGAAAGTTCTTTAAAAAAATTGTTTGATGCGGGTTTAGATGAAATTCGTTTTCATCCTATGGTTGATGATGATAAACTTTGGAAGCGTTTGGAGTTAGCCAAAGCTTTTGATTGGAGTGTTGGTGTTGAGATTCCTTGTGTTCCTGGAAAGGAAGCTGAAAGTAAGAAATTGATTGATTTTATGGTTGACAAAGTTGATTTTTTGAATTTGAATGAATTAGAGAGGAGTGATACTACTATTAGTCATTATAAATTGGATGAAATGGGTTTTAAGCAGAGAAATGATACTACTTATGGCGTTATTGGAAGTAGGGAGTTGGGTTTCGAATTGATTAAATACGGTCGTTCTAAAGGATTACCTGTTCATTTTTGTACCGGTAAATTGAAAGATAGTGTTCAGGTTGGAAATAGGTTGAAAAGAAGGGCTAAGAATGCTAAGAAAACTTTTGATTTTGTTACTAGTGAAGGTTTATTGATTAGGGGTGTTGCTTATTATTCTGGTTTGGAGCCTGGTTTTGATTTTAAGAAACGTATTTTAGAGGCGAACAGATTTAAAGTTGTTTATGAATTGTCTAATATGAAGAGTGAGCTTTTGAAAAGTTATGATTTGAAAGAAGAAGATATTTTTTTGGATGAATTGCATTTGAGGCTTTGTATGAGTACGGAATTGTGCGAAGATTTATGTGAGGATTTGAAAGCTTTAGGTTTGGTTCCTGCATTAGTCGAGGAGTATCCTACTGTGGATGCTTTTAGTGTTGAGGTTGAGTTTTTATGA
- a CDS encoding PH domain-containing protein yields MSKEEKPYIIKPSLLNALLPTFIKSFFISIILTTILYIFIFLLKLTGLNIMIFELEIIVLISPVIILTIVPTTIRIIMLKCTTYKFYNHYAEKIFKFIIIRKKSTLYSKITNITTNVDLWDRISKAGDIILHTAEDSTPDLTLKYVKEPENVEKLLHNYIKK; encoded by the coding sequence ATGTCAAAAGAAGAAAAACCTTACATAATAAAACCAAGTCTCTTAAATGCTTTACTACCAACATTCATAAAAAGCTTCTTTATATCAATAATACTAACAACAATACTTTACATATTCATCTTCCTACTAAAACTAACAGGACTAAATATTATGATATTTGAACTAGAAATAATAGTCTTAATTTCGCCCGTGATAATATTAACAATAGTGCCTACCACAATAAGAATTATTATGCTAAAATGCACAACATACAAATTTTACAACCATTACGCAGAAAAAATATTCAAATTCATAATAATAAGAAAAAAATCAACTCTATACTCAAAAATCACAAACATAACAACAAACGTAGATCTTTGGGATAGAATAAGCAAGGCAGGAGACATAATATTACATACTGCAGAAGATTCAACACCAGACCTTACACTAAAATACGTAAAAGAACCAGAAAATGTAGAAAAACTATTACACAACTACATAAAAAAATAA
- a CDS encoding PGF-pre-PGF domain-containing protein, translated as MTQKKNIKNALTMLITFLLIITTAQAATLNCQQTTSASISIPQFSTSNIEIRCTASGGTAANVQITPNINPSSGLTLTNSQTMSTSISDQSSSTAKWTVSGDSPNTYEVSYTISSSATNAWSGADETAVTVTSPAQLTVEYQNPPSAYATGDSLDIKISNIGGTTANNVKIKLNTESTRSFPTSIAAGASASYSWSSTTGYDAADTYTTYVYLGDTLQDSVTTIVSGDDDSDTGETTTPSTTPSGGPSGGPGATILNDEEQNEEETTQEETTQQQKQQIIIDEEEITLENLMPKQEIRKQIENENIDVEEIMLKVKNEISNGKITLRKYSEKTEDSPNFEGETYQYLEINVENIKQEDLETAKIKFKVSKTWLQEKGMIKEDVRLYRYTNQWDELLTTYFNEDENNYYFEAETPGFSYFVIGSITKQETQEQTDLADETEETQNTLFSKIQRNPLPTITIIIVLLVVIGLIVFLVHKKQDTKKEKNTKKHKQEKEHAEKEEHKK; from the coding sequence ATGACACAGAAAAAAAACATAAAAAACGCACTAACAATGCTAATAACCTTTTTACTAATAATAACAACTGCGCAAGCAGCCACACTGAACTGCCAACAAACAACAAGTGCTAGCATATCAATACCTCAATTTTCAACTTCAAACATTGAAATAAGATGTACAGCAAGCGGTGGAACAGCAGCAAATGTTCAAATAACACCAAACATCAACCCTAGCTCAGGACTAACGCTAACAAACAGTCAAACAATGAGCACATCAATATCTGACCAATCCTCAAGCACCGCAAAATGGACTGTGTCAGGAGACTCACCAAATACGTACGAAGTCTCATACACCATAAGTAGCAGTGCAACAAATGCTTGGTCAGGAGCAGATGAAACCGCTGTAACAGTCACAAGTCCCGCCCAACTAACAGTAGAATACCAAAACCCGCCATCAGCATACGCTACTGGAGATTCATTAGATATAAAAATATCCAACATAGGCGGTACAACTGCAAACAATGTAAAAATAAAACTAAACACAGAATCAACAAGAAGCTTTCCTACAAGCATAGCAGCAGGAGCATCAGCATCATACAGTTGGTCAAGCACCACAGGATATGACGCAGCTGATACATATACAACATACGTATATTTAGGAGACACATTACAAGATAGCGTTACAACAATAGTATCTGGAGATGATGACTCAGACACAGGTGAAACAACAACGCCAAGCACAACCCCTTCAGGAGGACCTTCAGGAGGGCCAGGAGCTACAATACTAAATGATGAAGAACAAAACGAAGAAGAAACAACTCAAGAAGAAACAACCCAACAACAAAAACAACAAATAATAATCGATGAAGAAGAAATAACATTAGAAAACTTAATGCCTAAACAAGAAATAAGAAAACAAATAGAAAACGAAAACATAGACGTAGAAGAAATAATGCTAAAAGTAAAAAATGAAATTTCAAACGGAAAAATAACCTTAAGAAAATACTCAGAAAAAACAGAAGACTCCCCGAATTTTGAAGGAGAAACATACCAATACTTAGAAATAAACGTTGAAAACATAAAACAAGAAGACTTAGAAACCGCAAAAATAAAATTCAAAGTATCAAAAACTTGGTTACAAGAAAAAGGAATGATAAAAGAAGACGTAAGATTATACAGATACACAAACCAATGGGATGAACTACTGACAACATATTTTAATGAAGACGAGAATAACTATTATTTCGAAGCAGAAACACCAGGATTCAGCTACTTTGTAATAGGATCTATAACAAAACAAGAAACACAAGAACAAACAGACCTTGCAGATGAAACAGAAGAAACCCAAAATACGTTATTTAGCAAAATACAAAGAAACCCATTGCCTACAATAACAATAATAATTGTGTTGTTAGTTGTGATAGGATTAATAGTGTTCTTAGTGCATAAAAAACAAGATACAAAAAAAGAAAAAAACACAAAAAAACACAAACAAGAAAAAGAACATGCTGAAAAAGAAGAACACAAAAAATAA